The Cicer arietinum cultivar CDC Frontier isolate Library 1 chromosome 1, Cicar.CDCFrontier_v2.0, whole genome shotgun sequence genome contains the following window.
ATGCACGTGAGGCTTAAGTAAACCAACCCTACCAATTGCAAGTTCATTATCACAAACACACacaacattaataataatatataagttGAAGTGATTAAATGCAACTAAATGTATGTGTCGTGTTGGTGTCCGACAACGACATGTGTCAGACATATCTTTAATTTGAAGTGTCGTTGCTACAAAAAAACTAGTGAAGCGAGTCTCACCGTGTCCTCATCCAATAGTCCAGATGCAGGATCAAACAGTTGGGTAATGAATTCATCTTCTGTTTCCTTCTTTCCTACATTAATGGTGACAACAGCTGCTACAATATTGAGAACCAAAACAATGCAAAATGTAGACTTTATGACACCCATATATTGTTGAATTACCATTGATCCTTCATATGCTTCTTGTTACATCAAGGCATAAACCCAATAACCATAAAATGTCTACATTGTCTTCATCAACCCAAAAGCAATCATTTTTCATTATATCTATAATCACTTTCTTGAAGGCACAAATTCCACAATACCCACCAAGGATTTGTAGGAAGAAGAATCAAAACTCTGGAATCACAAACaacaaaaccaaaataaaatcacCCACCCATTTTCCAAAATTGCAAATCTATCATTCAATTGAATCATAtggttataataataattaaaaaaaaaattaaaaccaacCTGAAATTTCAAATGTAAATGCAAGATTCAAAAGGgggtattttttaaaatataaatttggtaTGCGACAAGGATCCAAGGAAAGGATCATAAAAAACAGGTGGTGTTGAATCAAAGCATAAAAAGGCAATGTTGTTGATCATAAGATATAATGTTGGAAAATGTAGCAatgatgatgtttttttaaGGTTGTTGTCTCTAATATTATTATAGTGATGATGAAGTTggtgaatgtttttttttgtttgtgtgttTAAGGATTGCAATGTTTCTTTGGCGCGAGAATTCCACACGCAAAGGGCCGTCCTAGAAATTCTTCTTGATTCTTAGGACATTGGCAACTACTCAGGAACACAGATTTTTCCTTTTAAccttttctttctctctcttctctattttctttttcattttttcccTGCAAATCTTTTTTTCCCCCCCttcttttcttaaaattttctattttttacgTGAAAATTTATGAACCGTAGCATTGTAAAATTAGAGATTCATTAATAATACTACTAACTCTCTATCTTTGGCTATGTCACTTCATagcatataatataataatgaagaCATTTTTCAAAAAGATTCATTAAATTACTCTTTAGCAATTGAATATTGTACCATcgtgattttttcttttttgaaattgatcAAGATTTTATGTCTAANNNNNNNNNNNNNNNNNNNNNNNNNNNNNNNNNNNNNNNNNNNNNNNNNNNNNNNNNNNNNNNNNNNNNNNNNNNNNNNNNNNNNNNNNNNNNNNNNNNNNNNNNNNNNNNNNNNNNNNNNNNNNNNNNNNNNNNNNNNNNNNNNNNNNNNNNNNNNNNNNNNNNNNNNNNNNNNNNNNNNNNNNNCCCTACATTTGGAGTGAATTCATATATCTAGATAGATTTCTTTTGGAAGAAGATGGAAGCATATTATCTATTTTTGGAAATTTTCATGTAGTAAAAATGATAAGATTACCTTTCTAtgcttaaaaatatttgatgacaaaaaaagttaaatagtatttttttttatgactaaaaaaaagttaatactAATTTGAACgtaaataacattttatttctattttttttaagaatttaactaCGAATTTCACATAATAAATAGGAAGAATTAATGTAAATTTAAATTCGCATTCTAACGTGTTAAAtgattctgatttttttattatttaaatttcatttacgGAACAAATTTATTTCTTATCTATGATAAGTTAGATTGGATTAGAGATGTAATGTAATATATTTGTGTGTCCAAGTTTTGAGCCTTTTAATTATAAGCTTCAATAACTACACTTAACTGCGTAATGGAGTCAAAACAAATTATGACCTTcaataaaattacatatttaataaCCTATATTAcacatattttcttaaataatgatataaatataatatgtataGACACGACCTGAAGACAATGTGTTAtacatgtatataaataaaagtatatatcaGAATTGAGGGCAGAGGGAGGCGAACGAGTCTATATATCTGTAGAGATAGATAtcttaaaaactaatttaagaaaatactattatactgtaatttgattaaatggatgttttaaataaatattaggcTATAAATGTATagaaattagagaaaaaaaaatacatttataattttttaagtttaacttTATTGTCGTTTAgattctttaaatttattttattttgatttagtcCTTTAAGTTACATTCTTTTTGCACAGTTAATCttttaactcaattttaaaaataattagttcAATTGAAAGTTTTTGATCATTTAAAACTTTACCAAATGTGGCAACAATATGTCCCACAAACTAATATTTCagaaaatattcatcaaatctaataaataatatgtatttattgtttttttttacaacaattgAAATTCATGTATAGCCTTAAAAATAAGACAATAAATGTctattcacataatcaacatcTTTCACATACAAAGTAGTTTGAATATTCAATTTGTTGcgatatttcaattaaattttaacatttaacaataattcgagaaaatttttaaatttaaagaattatatctataattttcaagaaaatgtaatttaaaagatcaaataaaaaaacttaaaaaacctaagtaaaaattaaaatatatttaaaatactaaaaatgtATCTTTGTTAGGCATACTACAAATTCTACACTAACAAAATTAGAATTGCAACTAgaaacaaaacagaaaagagaTAGAGAAGTAAGAAAGGATGATGTGAGATCCATAATGCAATTATtaagaaaaacacacatttcACGTTAAAAGAGgtaaaacctaaaatattataaaagaataatCTTCTCATCTTATATGTCAATTTTATAATAGCGatttaaacataatataaaattttaatataatgtaagttttttttattagagtCACCTATTAAATTATTCACGTATAAAGTCTAATTGTGTTCACTTCGAAagtaaataaaactttaaaatagtttCTAAAGACGACATTCACAATTTTATAAGtcaattttgtaaaaatgaatttttcacaattaaagattttattttttttaccaatcaaataattatttttgtaaggagcaaaataaaattttataaattctatttttttttaataaaaacaaagataGAGGCATTGAGGCAATATTGAAAGGATCCACCATCCAAAGTGTTGTTAATAACTTAATATTAATAGTGTAGAAATTCTAAGGTCCATCAAGTAGATACCAAAGCCTGCTTTTGCCACACAAAAAGCTAGTCTCATTAGATTCCCCATACTGGAAAATTAACAATGCATATTACGCTTCATTgccataaaaaatcaaaagctCATTGTCTTTACTCCTTaccacaaatatatatatatatatatatatatatatagaggcAGAAAAATATGCTCATTTAGATTGAGAATGCCCATCATGACAAAAGTCATCCATATTCCTTTCAAAGAATGCAAAATTCTTTTCACACACCTTTGCTTTGTGGAGAGACACATCATGAATAATAGAAGAtaatggaatttggtgataataCTTCACACATGAAAAGGCAAGCAATCAAATTATTGGAAAGGACTGATTAATTGTCATTATtagaaaaagaataaataatgaTTAGTGacataagaaaatataattccTCTTTTAATGTTTCTTTGCTAATTTAATAACAAAACTAGAGAtgaatttcacatttatttttcGAAACGCTCATCTAATTTATTTCAGTAGTGTGTGTTTTGACATAAATTATTCACAAAGTGCAACATCTATAGCAAAGGAAAACTCATGATGGCATTGGCAATGAAAAGTTAAGACTTTTTTAGGCACCAATTTTCCCATAAAACTAAATTGCTTACAACAATTTAAAGATCTTGTTACAACTAATCACCATAACAATGTCATTAATTATCTTCATTTATTACCTAAATCTAAAGCAAGTGAAGTTAGGACTTCaggttttatttttgttagtttcttcttccatttcaaatatttttaaatatacatttgGATTAATTATTATGGACGTGAAAAATATACAtccaaattcaaaaaaaaaaaattaagaatttttaataagaactcaaataaaaaagaaattttttatttatttaaattttttatctctaAGTAGATCTCTAAATCATTTGTGATATATATCAATGGTTCAATAAAGATCataatgaattatattataatCTAGTAGTAATTGTGTTCTTTAGTGGTCAAATGTTTCAATCCcaactttttattttgcttttcattttactaatttcttaaattatttctaaaaatttggccagattacattattatttttaaatgactacatttatatcttgttttgttttgaaaaaaaaaaatatgtgtaactttttttcaaaaaaaaatatgtgtaaCTTTTTTTCGAATCGTTACTTAATTATTCCGATTTCAAATAAATTGGTCCACTTCCACTATTATCCACACACAACAAAAGTTTATACTAACcataattatcatttaaaaaaacttcATCTCAAATTTTGCATTAAGCCTTAAAATATGTTGGACCTGTCCTACATTTGCAACCAATCTACAAGAAACAGGTGCTAGCATCAATTCTCATGCCTTGCATGTGACAAAGAGTTAAATAAGTCATCAGCTAAAATATTACGACTCACCAAATCTAAGTAATCAGAATATAAATCAACAGTAGCTATAAAAGAATGTCTACAAATAGAATTGCATTAAGATTATTTCTCTcttttgtttcaattataaGGAAAAAAAACAACCAAATTGCAATGGACTAGTGGCTACTACATAGCCTTTAACCATACGTAATAGGCATGACATGCTTTccctctttcatttttttttttgaaaaaaatattattatttattaaattgatatGAATGTCAATTTTATTATCGATTTTCAAGATTTAAACTCTGTACGTTGAAGTTAAAAGATTTAACTCTTAtcagtattttttaaaaagaaaaattgacgAGATATAAACTCTAaccattaaaattataatatttacgAGGGAATTGTCTTAGATTCTATCTCATATACTAATATAATTTACCGaattacttatttttctttttattgaaaaaaatattcttttatagCTTTACAGCCTTAAAAAATACCGAAGGAATTTATTCTATGTTTTATGACAATAGCTTCTCTTTCACTATAAGAGAAAGGCAAAAAAAACTCTCTTTACCAAAGCCTCACAATTCTGTTCAATATTTCTCATAACAAATGGCTAGTTCTAACAAGAAGCTTGAAGTTCAATTAGATGATCAAACTCAACATAAATGGTGTGTTTCATTAGGAGATGAAACTTTTAAAAGATTCTTCAGCATCACTAATCCAACAGTGTTTAAGGTTTTTGGTGATGGATCATTTTTTAGTCCAATGTTGTTTGGAAAGTTCTTTGATCCTTCAGATGCATTTCCTCTTTGGGAGTTTGAGTCAGATGTTTTGTTATCTCATTTAAGAAACTCCAATCAAAGCACTGTTGATTGGTATCACAATGATGAAGGCTATGTGTTAAAAGCTGAAATTCCaggtaacaaaaaaaaacaaaaaattcattttcaagtttgttttgatttttcatttCACAAATACTTTATTTAGTTGAAAAGTATATTTTAGACTTTTGTTAAAGTTTATCTCTCTACACACTATCCACATATTATGATATTAAgtaatcaaattattttgagattGCTAATGTTAGCTTGTTTTCAATGCAAAATATCATGTTTATATTggtaatgtattttacaaattcataataataagaTTTGATTGAAATAGTTGTTCCaattcaaaattggataacCATGATTCAAATGATTTAGTAAAGTGCTTAATTAACAGGAACAGGGAAGAACAACATTCAAGTTCATGTTGATAAAGGAAAGTTAGTTGAAATTAGTGGACAATGGAAGCATCAAAGAGACTCAAAGGCAAATGATTGGAGGTGTGGTCATTGGTGGGAAAATGGCTATGTAAGAAGGCTTGAGATGCCAGAAGATGCAGATTGGAAGAACATACAAGCATGTTTatataatgatatatttttagaaattcaaATACCAAAAAAGATTCAACATGGTTCTGATCATGCTCAAGGAAAAGATATGGcttgatatttaatattatgaacAAATATTGTAAATTTGAAGCTACTAGAGTGAGTTTGTGACCATCTAGTAGCTTCTTCTATGCAAAATTGATCCCAaacatttaacaaatttataattctatAGTCGTAATCTAATATTATAATCCATACAAAAGAtgaatgaaaacaaaattgttGTGTATAAACCTAATGAAATTTTGTttccataaatttttttagttttttttttccattaatttttttagagttttctttttcaattgttATTTTGAACCACGACATAtaagtttatgatgtttttATGATTACAACATGTTCATGATTGAAGTTGTATCAATTGTAAATTAAATGGTAAAAAATTTAAgcatattaattactaaaagtCTAATACTGCAATTTAAACTgttaacataaaaatttatgaagTCTCAACGAGTACAATGTGATAGTGATCGAGACTACGACTATGTTCAAAACAATGATTGATTCGGATTGAATGAATCAAATGCACATTCATGTGAAGTCTAGAATATGTAACTTATGTCTTAAACTATACGTTCCAAACACACCTACATCAACTAAATATATTTCACCgtaattttcaataatattaaatatttctacGCGGTAACGATAACaggattttatttttccttctaaTAATATcctctttttctaaaaaaattatcaaaatattccattttcaaaattatatattaaaatattttatttttatatttacttacaAGTCACCTTTGTAAAAATAACGACTTCTTTAAAAAAGTCCGAATTTGCAAAgacgacttccttaaggaaattttcaaaaaaaaaattctattttttttttcaaactaacaaaatatatatatatatatatatataataaattaatataattcataaaaagacacacaaaaaattttaaattacatagattGACTAGAGTTTTATGTAACATTTGAACAATGTTTTCGAATATGATCAGTTAACCGACATAGTCGACATTTTCTAGACACTTTTTCTCTAACGTCTATTTCAGTTATAAGGAAGTCATCATTTGCAAAGACGACTTATAAGTTAGTATAAAAATTAGATATTTTCGtgtataatttgaaaaatagaatattttaataaatttttttttaaaaaaagattaattgaaaaaaaaaactacaacaacaactgcaatttaattttatatccaAATTTCACTAGAAAAGCGGGCCTTGTTTCCTTTCTATATACAAAAAATGTTACATTTAATTAGTAACATTGTAACTTGTGGTAAGTTTTggagaattaaataaatataggtAGCTTGGTCCCATCACCTGAGTGGACCAAATATTTAATGTTGCAATGGATGTTACGTGAAAAATGTTTACATACTAAAAAAGACAAAATAGATGAAGTAGGTGCTTTTGATTCATAAAGTCCAATAACACATTATTAGCCAGCCAAGAATACTAAATTTGCATATAAATTTTTCAGATGACATTCATGTTTGGGTTAATAAGTAgttgtaaatatttattgatgTGAGCCTCCTGACATTTAAAGGAAATATAACTACACAACTGTTCTACTTAGGttagtttgataaaaaaaaacactggTGGAAAAAGGAATTAATATTAGTCAGtactttaataataattacaagtttttaaataatagtttctaagttgaaattattattttgtcaaaaaattaataatttaacttaGTACATCTAAATCTTCTTAAAAGAACAGCTGTCTTAAAGCCCAAACTGCTAAAAAAAACAAGAGTTTAAACCTtccaaaataattattgtttttaaatatatttaggcttaaaaatttatatgcCAATTTAACAAATGAGTTATTAagtgataatgatgattttgagaaatattgagccaatttttatttcttttagatttaattgtagtttttatttctctattttcacAAATTCACGGAATTGattcatctattttaaaaattgacagtTTTGATTtcatatttagatttttttaactacaaaaaataatgacttaatatattttaaatattgttgtaAACGATTTTATGAAATAGAATTATatagatacattaattatttatatatcattaattaaattacaaaaataaaaattttctgAAGTAGAAAGTTAATTTCTTAGaaagttttattataatttcatgtgtgtttataattttatatcatcgtatcatatgtcacatcgttatttttttattaaaaaaatcaaaataaataactaaaactgTTAGATTACAAAATATGAGatatattttgtgaattaataaaaataaaataactaaatctacaaatattttttttataaagcaTTGACCAATATACATTTAAGAATGGTGTTAATTTAACTATTCAAGTAGTAAGAAAATCCCACCGTGGCTAAGATTTGGTTAAATTAACAGCAATATAATAAACAGCAATATAATAATGGTTTATTACCTGATCCATTCTTTGTTTCAAGATACTTATATGAATCACACTGGTTTATTTATTCCGTGTAAAAAAttcacaacaaaataataaaagtatggAGATGCGGGGTATCGATCCCCGTACCTCTCGCATGCTAAGCGAGCGCTCTACCATCTGAGCTACATCCCCTTGTTGATAAATCTTAATCTCCATATTATATAGACGTAGTTGTATGACAAATATTTCAGCAACCAAAATGTGATGTTTATTCTTATTGAAtgtcattgataaataaattaaagttgtaaatttttataaagataaataattttgtgagaaaattaaaagataaaggatatgcaaatttatatttttaattaaattaatattatttgtttttttaatattaatttttttagtatttatagtATAAATTTCAGTCTctaattttgatattaattaattcagtaaataagttaCTCAATCATATAGAcatatttactatttatttggaagttatttaatatgtatcgataaataaattgtttaatattataaaaatattgacttgaaatttttctaattttattatgGTTAATTTTTAAAGAgcctctattttaattttactttaagtctttaaatttatttggtcGGCCTGATTTTATTACAACGATGTTATTGTCTTGTAGATTTTGTAGTCGGTTCCCAAAACCAAGCCGACTAAAACATTTAGGTAGTACTTTCCAttgttttaaacataaaaaaaaaaaattaaaaaaattaaaatatttaatttaaatgtttagAACCgaagtatatatttatttaatcaacAAAGAAAGCAAAAGTATTCATGTACATTcataacttatattttaattattagataCAATGaaagataaagaaataaaaaaggtgGTGTAATATATAAAAGAAGTAATATGAtaagaagaaatataaaaaagataaaatattgaataaatgTAAGAAAATcgtaaatatttaaatataacaacTCAACTTTAATTCTAAAAGATATTAAATTCCAGAATAATTATTCACTCATGACATGACTCGTGGAGAAACCACTAATATGCACATGTTTGCAGGCCTATATAAATGATAATATATGCTTGACCATATTTAATTATTCTACTCATTTTGTCTCATACTACTTTGTATCAAACAAAAATTGCTCCATCCTTCACAAACCAACAAATTGAAAGCTATCCCTTATTATTATGTATGGACTAATTATTTATCAAGCTTTGTTTAGTACACCCAGACGATAATTACTATGTCATCAATGTTGTATAACTGTTTTGGTAGATTGCACTATAGCAAAAAGGACTCTGCCACACCTAATTGACACATATATGTTTTTGCCTCCTAAGTGAACCTTGgtaattaattatgtttgagTAATGAACATTTGTACATATACTTAAACATCAAACCATATGCATTGCTTAACAATATAGCAAAAGAATTACTATAGTACCATATTTCTGtaaaagacaaattaaaatatttatgatgagtgtgcataaaatatgaattcaattgtaataatttgactttaattataatataaagttTAAATTCTTACCGAgacaattattaaataaatattaatattaatttaattaatagtaatttgtttcttctgattttttttataaaatatactaGTATATCTATAATGATTACCTTGGAAgagaatatttttttcaattggcTATAAGCAATAATTAAGGGGTGTATGATTGGTGGCTTGGAACTTTTGCCGACAGTCAATTGGTGGCTAAGGGCAAGATCCGAAAACATCTAGAGGAAGATTATGACACAAagaattttaatctttattcCACTTAACATGGATAATGATATCCACTATTAGTGTAATAATACAACACGCATGGaacaaaacttttttattttcctttcaaaatataaacattttCTTTTCTAGGTGTGCAAAGAGAGGACGATAAGTCAATTTTGCATAAGCTTTGTTGAGGAAGAAGTCTTAAAAAAAGGGGTCATAGGAAAAAGACAAGGAAGCAGCTCAGTACCAACAAGTGAATGGAAACACTAACTACTTCTATATAGGATTTGGATCCTATGCTCCAAGTTTTTCCACCatatttctacttttttttttctctcattttttattttttattttaatttaacattttccCTCCTTTAATAACTATACAAAATTTTACTGTTGACACAGTAATGCAACAGGTGATCCAATTTATTGTATATATTAATGTGTCatgtaatttataattaattatctgATTTTAAATTGACGATCATGCTAAAAAATTGTGTGAAATTATCTGTTTTATTTACTACAATAGATCTTAATTAATTAGGATTCTAATTAGTTGTAGTTGGTTGTCTTTACATTCACgcagttaattttatttatatatatcatgtGGGATATGATTTGGTGCTTGCTTTCAATGATCACattattttgtagttgtactagtAACTTTTTTGGGAAATGAGGGGAAATTCTTGACTCTCATATGAAGCAACTTAAAATGGTTCTTTATTATTAAGCTGGTT
Protein-coding sequences here:
- the LOC101488805 gene encoding 21.7 kDa class VI heat shock protein, encoding MASSNKKLEVQLDDQTQHKWCVSLGDETFKRFFSITNPTVFKVFGDGSFFSPMLFGKFFDPSDAFPLWEFESDVLLSHLRNSNQSTVDWYHNDEGYVLKAEIPGTGKNNIQVHVDKGKLVEISGQWKHQRDSKANDWRCGHWWENGYVRRLEMPEDADWKNIQACLYNDIFLEIQIPKKIQHGSDHAQGKDMA